In Streptomyces sp. P9-A4, the genomic window CCTATCCGGTTGCGCACCGCCGTCTGGACCTCGACTTCCTCGGCCGGGTCCGCGGCGAGGCGGCGCAATCGTTCGGCGACGCGTACGTCCCCGGTCTCGGCGTGCTGGGCCGCCACCTCGCGGGTGGTCTCCTCGCAGTCCCAGAGGCATTCGACGGCGAAGCCCGTCGCGAAGGTGGGGTCGGTGGCCGCGAGGGCGCGGGCCACACGGCCGCGGAGCTGGGAGGAGGCCGTCTCTCGGTAGACGTGGCGCAGTACGGGCGCTGCACAGGCGATGCCGAGGCGTCCGGCGCCGTCCACGAGACCGGCGAGGACGGGAGCGTCGGGGCCTTCGGAGCGGACGGTGTCACGGAGCGCGCCGAGGACGGAGGGGGAGTCCTGGGCGGTGCCGCGGCAGGCGAGTACATCGGCGGCGGCGGCGCCGAGGGCGTCGGTCCTGCGGACCCACGCGCGGGCGCGGGCGACGGCGTCCTGGCCGCACATCCGCCGGTAGGCGGCGACGGCGGCTTCGGCGACCTCGCGGGAGTCTCCGTCGGCGGCGGCCTCGACCAGGTCCAGGACGGCGGGGTCCTGTGACTGGGCGAGGTGGTGCAGGGCGGCGCCCCGGGCTCCCACCGCGCCGTGCCGGGCGGCGGCGAGGAGTTCGGGCCGGTCCTCGGGTCCCGCGACGGCGGTGAGGCAGCGGGCGGCGGGACCGTACAGCACGGCTCCGCGTTCGTACCCCTCCTGCGCCCAGTCGAGGACGGCGCGCACGCTCCAGCCGGGACGGGGCCCGGCGGGGCGCATCTGGCGCTGCCAGCGGTCGAAGGAGCCCTGCTCGCGGGCGGCCCTGATCCGGGCGCCGACGGTGTCGCGCCGGTCCTCGGCCCACAGACGCCACGGGCGGGGCTCGTAGGCGTCGCGCACGACCCCGGCCAGTTCGGCGTCGCCCTCGGCGTCGGCCGGGAAGCGGGCGAGTACGGGCAGGGCGAGCGAGCGGAGTCCGGCGTCGTCGTCGCGGAGCGCCAGCTCGTCGAGGGCCCAGGCCCAGTTCGTGCCGGTCGCGGCGTAGCGACGGAGCAGGAGCAGGGCGTCCTGGCGGCCGTAGGACGCGAGGTGCCCGAGGACGGACAGCGCGAGCCCGGTCCGGGACTCCTCGGTGTCGAGGTGGTCCTCGGCGCCGAAGAGGTGCGCCTCGATCTCGTCGAGACCGCCGTGGAGGTCCAGGTAGAGACGGGCGTAGTACAGGGAGCGGTTCTCGACCTGCCAGTCGTGGCGGGGGTCGTCGAGAACGCAGTGGTTCAGGGCCGCGAGGGCCTCGGCGCGTGGCGCGGCAAGGGCGTGCAGGGTGCCGTCGCCGCGGCCCCGCTGCAGCAGGCCGAGCAGGGTGCCGCTCGGCGCTATGACTGGATCGAACATGGG contains:
- a CDS encoding HEAT repeat domain-containing protein, with protein sequence MFDPVIAPSGTLLGLLQRGRGDGTLHALAAPRAEALAALNHCVLDDPRHDWQVENRSLYYARLYLDLHGGLDEIEAHLFGAEDHLDTEESRTGLALSVLGHLASYGRQDALLLLRRYAATGTNWAWALDELALRDDDAGLRSLALPVLARFPADAEGDAELAGVVRDAYEPRPWRLWAEDRRDTVGARIRAAREQGSFDRWQRQMRPAGPRPGWSVRAVLDWAQEGYERGAVLYGPAARCLTAVAGPEDRPELLAAARHGAVGARGAALHHLAQSQDPAVLDLVEAAADGDSREVAEAAVAAYRRMCGQDAVARARAWVRRTDALGAAAADVLACRGTAQDSPSVLGALRDTVRSEGPDAPVLAGLVDGAGRLGIACAAPVLRHVYRETASSQLRGRVARALAATDPTFATGFAVECLWDCEETTREVAAQHAETGDVRVAERLRRLAADPAEEVEVQTAVRNRIGPDLQV